In Streptomyces sp. NBC_01551, one DNA window encodes the following:
- a CDS encoding DNA-directed RNA polymerase subunit alpha: MLIAQRPSLTEEVVDEYRSRFVIEPLEPGFGYTLGNSLRRTLLSSIPGAAVTSIRVDGVLHEFTTVPGVKEDVTDIILNIKQLVVSSEHDEPVVMYLRKQGPGLVTAADIAPPAGVEVHNPDLVLATLNGKGKLEMELTVERGRGYVSAVQNKQLGQEIGRIPIDSIYSPVLKVTYKVEATRVEQRTDFDKLIVDVETKQAMRPRDAMASAGKTLVELFGLARELNIDAEGIDMGPSPTDAALAADLALPIEELELTVRSYNCLKREGIHSVGELVARSEADLLDIRNFGAKSIDEVKAKLAGMGLALKDSPPGFDPTAAADAFGADDDADAGFVETEQY, encoded by the coding sequence ATGCTTATCGCTCAGCGTCCTTCGCTGACCGAAGAGGTCGTCGACGAGTACCGCTCGCGGTTCGTGATCGAGCCGCTGGAGCCGGGCTTCGGCTACACCCTCGGCAACTCGCTGCGCCGTACCCTCCTGTCCTCCATCCCGGGTGCCGCTGTCACCAGCATCCGCGTGGACGGCGTCCTGCACGAGTTCACCACCGTGCCGGGCGTCAAGGAAGACGTCACCGACATCATCCTCAACATCAAGCAGCTGGTCGTCTCCTCGGAGCACGACGAGCCGGTCGTGATGTACCTGCGCAAGCAGGGTCCCGGCCTGGTCACCGCTGCCGACATCGCGCCCCCGGCCGGTGTCGAGGTGCACAACCCGGACCTGGTCCTCGCCACGCTCAACGGCAAGGGCAAGCTGGAGATGGAGCTGACCGTCGAGCGCGGTCGCGGCTACGTCTCCGCCGTCCAGAACAAGCAGCTGGGCCAGGAGATCGGTCGCATCCCGATCGACTCCATCTACAGCCCGGTCCTCAAGGTCACCTACAAGGTCGAGGCGACCCGAGTCGAGCAGCGCACCGACTTCGACAAGCTGATCGTCGACGTCGAGACCAAGCAGGCCATGCGCCCGCGTGACGCCATGGCGTCCGCCGGCAAGACCCTGGTCGAGCTGTTCGGTCTGGCGCGCGAGCTCAACATCGACGCCGAGGGCATCGACATGGGCCCCTCGCCGACGGACGCGGCCCTGGCCGCCGACCTGGCGCTGCCGATCGAGGAGCTGGAGCTCACGGTCCGCTCGTACAACTGCCTCAAGCGCGAGGGCATCCACTCCGTGGGTGAGCTCGTCGCCCGCTCCGAGGCGGACCTGCTCGACATCCGCAACTTCGGTGCGAAGTCGATCGACGAGGTCAAGGCGAAGCTGGCCGGCATGGGCCTGGCCCTCAAGGACAGCCCGCCCGGATTCGACCCGACCGCCGCCGCCGACGCCTTCGGCGCCGACGACGACGCGGACGCCGGTTTCGTCGAGACCGAGC
- the rpmJ gene encoding 50S ribosomal protein L36, with protein MKVKPSVKKICDKCKVIRRHGRVMVICDNLRHKQRQG; from the coding sequence ATGAAGGTCAAGCCGAGCGTCAAGAAGATCTGCGACAAGTGCAAGGTGATCCGCCGTCACGGTCGGGTCATGGTCATCTGCGACAACCTGCGCCACAAGCAGCGCCAGGGCTGA
- the rpsK gene encoding 30S ribosomal protein S11 codes for MPPKGRQGAAKKVRRKEKKNVAHGHAHIKSTFNNTIVSITDPSGNVISWASAGHVGFKGSRKSTPFAAQMAAESAARRAQEHGMRKVDVFVKGPGSGRETAIRSLQATGLEVGSIQDVTPTPHNGCRPPKRRRV; via the coding sequence ATGCCCCCCAAGGGTCGTCAGGGCGCTGCCAAGAAGGTGCGCCGCAAGGAAAAGAAGAACGTCGCTCACGGGCACGCCCACATCAAGAGCACGTTCAACAACACCATCGTTTCGATCACCGACCCCTCGGGCAACGTGATCTCCTGGGCCTCCGCCGGCCACGTCGGCTTCAAGGGCTCGCGCAAGTCCACCCCCTTCGCCGCGCAGATGGCCGCCGAGTCGGCCGCCCGCCGCGCGCAGGAGCACGGCATGCGCAAGGTTGACGTCTTCGTCAAGGGTCCGGGCTCCGGCCGCGAGACCGCGATCCGCTCCCTCCAGGCCACCGGCCTCGAGGTCGGCTCGATCCAGGACGTCACCCCCACCCCGCACAACGGCTGCCGCCCGCCGAAGCGCCGCCGCGTCTGA
- the rpsM gene encoding 30S ribosomal protein S13: MARVSGVDIPREKRVEIALTYVFGIGRTRSKEILASTGVNPNTRVRDLAEEDLVKIREYVDANLRTEGDLRREIQADIRRKVEIQCYQGIRHRRGLPVHGQRTSTNARTRKGPRRAIAGKKKPGKK, encoded by the coding sequence ATGGCACGCGTTTCCGGTGTTGACATCCCGCGCGAAAAGCGTGTGGAGATCGCACTCACCTACGTCTTCGGTATCGGGCGCACCCGGTCCAAGGAGATCCTCGCCTCCACCGGCGTGAACCCGAACACCCGCGTTCGTGACCTGGCCGAAGAGGACCTGGTCAAGATCCGCGAGTACGTGGACGCCAACCTCCGTACCGAGGGTGACCTCCGCCGCGAGATCCAGGCCGACATCCGTCGCAAGGTCGAGATCCAGTGCTACCAGGGTATCCGCCACCGTCGCGGCCTCCCGGTGCACGGTCAGCGCACCAGCACGAACGCGCGTACCCGCAAGGGCCCGCGTCGCGCGATCGCCGGTAAGAAGAAGCCGGGCAAGAAGTAG
- the infA gene encoding translation initiation factor IF-1, which yields MAKKQGAIEIEGTVIESLPNAMFKVELQNGHKVLAHISGKMRMHYIRILPDDRVVVELSPYDLTRGRIVYRYK from the coding sequence GTGGCCAAGAAGCAAGGTGCCATCGAAATCGAGGGCACCGTGATCGAGTCCCTCCCGAACGCGATGTTCAAGGTGGAACTCCAGAACGGTCACAAGGTCCTCGCGCACATCAGCGGCAAGATGCGGATGCACTACATCCGAATCCTGCCCGATGACCGGGTTGTGGTGGAGCTTTCCCCGTACGACCTGACGCGTGGCCGGATCGTCTACCGATACAAGTAG